The genome window GCTGTTAACTCCAGAGAACATCTACGTGCGCTATCGCGTGGCAGGTCTAGCCTCTCGATTTCTTGCACGGCTCATAGATGTCCTCATTCAGTTTCTCCTTCTCGTGGTTGTCTACGGTCTTTTGTTACTTGTACAAAAACGGCTCAACGTGTTGCACCTGGGGCTTGCCGATATTTCCGACGCGATTGCCGCCCTCCTCATGTTCGCCATCGTGTTTGTCTATGCCGTTTTCTTCGAAATGCTGTGGGGCGGCCGAACTCCCGGAAAACGCCTTCTGGGGCTGCGGGTCGTGCGCGATGGAGGACGCCCTATCACGCTCTTAGCTAGCGTCATCCGTAATGCCCTGCTCTTTGTGGATCTCGGCATTCTTCCTCCCATCTACGTTGTGGGGTTTCCGGCTTTCCTTTTTCTCTTTCTTAGCCCCTCCTGCAAAAGGATCGGGGACTACGCCGCTGGCACCCTCGTGATCGTTGAAGAAGACCTTACCCTGACC of Chthonomonas calidirosea T49 contains these proteins:
- a CDS encoding RDD family protein, whose translation is MQREVALLTPENIYVRYRVAGLASRFLARLIDVLIQFLLLVVVYGLLLLVQKRLNVLHLGLADISDAIAALLMFAIVFVYAVFFEMLWGGRTPGKRLLGLRVVRDGGRPITLLASVIRNALLFVDLGILPPIYVVGFPAFLFLFLSPSCKRIGDYAAGTLVIVEEDLTLTANTQPTVSKEVERFMGVVKNLDRLTPEEYQLIRRFLARRETMSLAAFAGTADGLARPLLAKLEIDTPIYYQLQFAHLLEAIVRRYADERGLL